One region of Skermanella mucosa genomic DNA includes:
- a CDS encoding DUF2889 domain-containing protein — translation MPLSAPAPREHIHTRRVTCQGFRRTDGLWDIEGHITDVKTYPFENDFRGPIEPGDPIHDMWIRLTVDDRFEVRAVEAVTDKSPYAVCPAITPNFQRLIGLRIRSGWTQKVKELLGGVEGCTHLVELLGPVATTAFQTIFPVLARERARGGSVDGDSPSAPAARKRPPLLLNTCHAFRSDGEVTRKQWPEHYTGND, via the coding sequence ATGCCGCTTTCAGCACCCGCCCCGCGCGAGCATATCCATACCCGCCGGGTGACATGCCAGGGATTCCGCCGGACCGACGGGCTGTGGGACATCGAGGGCCATATCACCGACGTCAAGACCTACCCGTTCGAGAACGACTTCCGCGGCCCGATCGAGCCGGGCGATCCGATCCATGACATGTGGATCCGGCTGACGGTGGACGACCGGTTCGAGGTCAGGGCGGTCGAGGCCGTGACCGACAAGAGCCCCTATGCGGTGTGCCCGGCGATCACGCCCAACTTTCAGCGGTTGATCGGATTGCGCATCCGCTCCGGGTGGACCCAGAAGGTCAAGGAACTGCTGGGCGGCGTCGAGGGCTGCACCCATTTGGTCGAACTGCTGGGGCCGGTCGCCACGACGGCGTTCCAGACGATCTTCCCCGTGCTGGCGCGCGAACGGGCGCGGGGCGGGTCGGTGGACGGCGATTCGCCATCCGCCCCCGCCGCGCGCAAACGCCCGCCGCTGCTGCTCAACACCTGCCACGCGTTTCGGAGCGACGGCGAGGTCACCCGGAAACAGTGGCCGGAACACTACACCGGCAACGACTGA
- a CDS encoding lytic murein transglycosylase produces MGLKTSHILFLAAAVVASAGCSSAGSEPLPVPGVKPPPGATDRAAPLTADPAAQETDFETWLAGFRADARAAGIGAATVDRNLSGLRILPEVLASDSSQPEFVRPVWSYLDGAVSETRITRGREQLSVQRALLSGVERDYGVPPEIVVAIWAMESNFGGNMGSYNVVEALATLAWHGRRADFWREQLLEALRIIDRGDAPQGRLVGSWAGAMGHTQFIPTTYAGHAVDRDGDGRRDLWNSLPDVFGSTAGYLRDVGWRAGEPWGAEAVLPTGFDYESADMSVRKPVAEWRRLGVRQAAGTRALPDQAEASILLPAGHRGAAFLVMNNFRSILRYNNSSSYALAVSYLSDRMAGRPGVQGAWPRDERPLSRDERFELQRLLGARGLPVGNPDGIIGANTRGAIRAFQKSQNLPADGFASSTLLDRLRTTASAS; encoded by the coding sequence CTGTTCCGGGCGTCAAGCCGCCGCCGGGCGCCACGGACCGGGCGGCGCCCCTGACGGCCGACCCGGCAGCGCAGGAAACCGATTTCGAGACCTGGCTGGCGGGCTTCCGGGCCGATGCGCGCGCCGCCGGGATCGGGGCCGCCACGGTGGACCGGAATCTGTCGGGGCTGCGCATCCTGCCTGAAGTCCTGGCATCGGACAGCAGCCAGCCGGAATTCGTTCGCCCGGTCTGGAGCTATCTCGACGGCGCCGTCAGCGAGACCCGGATCACCCGCGGCCGCGAACAGCTCTCCGTGCAGCGCGCCCTGCTCTCGGGCGTCGAGCGCGACTACGGGGTGCCGCCCGAGATCGTCGTCGCGATCTGGGCGATGGAGAGCAATTTCGGCGGCAACATGGGCAGCTACAACGTGGTCGAGGCGCTGGCCACGCTCGCCTGGCACGGCCGCCGGGCCGACTTCTGGCGCGAACAGCTGCTGGAGGCGCTCCGCATCATCGACCGGGGCGACGCGCCGCAGGGCCGCCTGGTCGGGTCCTGGGCCGGCGCCATGGGCCATACCCAGTTCATCCCGACGACCTACGCCGGCCACGCGGTGGACCGGGACGGCGACGGCCGGCGCGACCTGTGGAACAGCCTGCCCGACGTGTTCGGCTCGACCGCGGGATATCTGCGCGACGTCGGCTGGCGCGCGGGAGAGCCCTGGGGCGCCGAAGCCGTGCTGCCCACCGGGTTCGACTACGAATCGGCCGACATGTCGGTGCGCAAGCCGGTCGCGGAGTGGCGCCGTCTCGGCGTCCGGCAGGCGGCCGGCACGCGCGCCCTGCCCGACCAGGCCGAGGCGTCGATCCTGCTGCCCGCCGGCCACCGGGGCGCCGCGTTCCTGGTGATGAACAATTTCCGCTCGATCCTGCGCTACAACAATTCCAGCAGCTACGCGCTGGCGGTCTCCTACCTGAGCGACCGGATGGCCGGCCGGCCCGGCGTCCAGGGTGCCTGGCCGCGCGACGAACGGCCGCTCAGCCGCGACGAGCGGTTCGAGCTGCAGCGCCTGCTGGGCGCGCGCGGCCTGCCGGTCGGCAATCCCGACGGCATCATCGGCGCCAATACCCGGGGGGCGATCCGGGCCTTCCAGAAGTCGCAGAACCTTCCCGCCGACGGCTTCGCGTCAAGCACGCTGCTGGACCGGCTGAGGACGACGGCCTCGGCGTCCTGA
- a CDS encoding RpnC/YadD family protein, whose product MANGYDATIKELVWAGAPALLKLLAGDRVASFLSAEFSTVRQRRPDMVAELDGGGLFHMEFQVGREDMVWRMLEYYALISRHHGGAPVTQLVLHLGERGEGGPPGIRHPNLNFRYEVRYIADLDAGPLLDSPAPEDAVLAILCRCDDIRERVRRILARLAPLPRRERADAAAKLLILSQLRRATPVVKEELETMAIQFNIKEHPYLSEIFAQGLEEGEAKGRAEALLRLVERRRVAVPEETGRRIRAATVADLDRWLDAVIDAPTLTAADLEAILAQPRH is encoded by the coding sequence ATGGCGAACGGCTACGACGCGACGATCAAGGAACTGGTCTGGGCCGGCGCCCCGGCCCTGCTGAAGCTGCTGGCAGGCGACCGGGTCGCCAGCTTCCTCTCGGCCGAGTTCTCCACGGTGCGCCAGCGCCGCCCGGACATGGTCGCCGAGCTGGACGGCGGCGGCCTGTTCCACATGGAGTTCCAGGTCGGCCGCGAGGACATGGTCTGGCGCATGCTGGAATACTACGCCCTGATCTCCCGGCACCATGGCGGCGCCCCGGTGACCCAGCTGGTGCTCCATCTCGGCGAGCGCGGCGAGGGCGGCCCGCCCGGCATCCGCCACCCCAACCTGAACTTCCGCTACGAGGTGCGCTACATCGCCGACCTCGACGCCGGGCCGCTGCTCGACAGCCCGGCGCCGGAGGACGCGGTGCTGGCAATCCTTTGCCGATGCGACGATATTAGGGAGCGCGTCCGGCGCATCCTGGCCCGCCTTGCCCCGCTGCCCCGGCGCGAGCGCGCGGACGCCGCGGCCAAGCTGCTGATCCTGTCCCAGTTGCGCAGGGCGACCCCGGTCGTCAAGGAGGAGTTGGAGACCATGGCGATCCAGTTCAACATCAAGGAACACCCCTACCTCAGCGAGATCTTCGCCCAGGGCCTGGAGGAGGGCGAGGCCAAAGGCAGGGCGGAAGCACTTCTCCGGCTGGTCGAGCGCCGCCGCGTCGCCGTGCCGGAGGAAACCGGGCGCCGCATCCGCGCGGCGACGGTCGCCGACCTCGACCGCTGGCTCGACGCCGTTATCGACGCGCCGACCCTCACCGCCGCCGATCTCGAGGCCATCCTGGCCCAGCCGCGCCACTGA
- the gcvPA gene encoding aminomethyl-transferring glycine dehydrogenase subunit GcvPA yields the protein MRYLPLTEADRRSMLATIGVPSVDSLFRDVPESARLAAPIDGLAPHAGEMEVERTIAAMAAKNVAAGSVPSFLGAGAYRHHVPAAVDHLIQRGEFLTSYTPYQPEVTQGTLQYLFEFQTQVALITGMDVANASLYDGATSCAEAVMMANRVTRRSRAVLSGGLHPHYRDVTATNARFHGFEVVTAPADPDGNEDLAALVDDKTSCVVVQNPGFFGQVRDLTDLAAAVHAKGALLIVAVAEVVSLGLLTPPGEMGADIVVAEGQSIGNALNFGGPYVGLFATRDKYVRHMPGRLTGQTVDAEGRRGWVLTLSTREQHIRREKATSNICTNSGLCALAFTIHMSLLGEEGFTRLARLNHAKAVRLADRLDALKGVEIVSDSFFNEFTVHLKKPAAKVVNKLAKAGILGGVPVSRLYPGDEALAELLLVAATETNTDADMDALASGLKEALL from the coding sequence ATGCGCTACCTGCCCCTGACCGAGGCCGACCGCCGGTCGATGCTCGCCACCATCGGCGTGCCCTCGGTCGACAGCCTGTTCCGCGACGTGCCGGAATCGGCCCGGCTGGCGGCGCCGATCGACGGCCTCGCCCCCCATGCCGGGGAGATGGAGGTCGAGCGGACGATCGCTGCCATGGCGGCCAAGAACGTGGCCGCTGGCAGCGTGCCCAGCTTCCTCGGCGCAGGCGCCTACCGCCACCACGTGCCCGCGGCGGTCGACCACCTGATCCAGCGCGGCGAGTTCCTGACCTCCTATACGCCGTACCAGCCGGAGGTCACCCAGGGCACGCTCCAGTACCTGTTCGAGTTCCAGACCCAGGTGGCCCTGATCACCGGCATGGACGTGGCGAACGCCTCGCTCTATGACGGCGCCACATCCTGCGCCGAGGCGGTCATGATGGCGAACCGGGTGACCCGGCGCAGCCGCGCCGTGCTGTCCGGCGGCCTTCACCCGCACTACCGCGACGTGACGGCGACCAACGCCCGCTTCCACGGGTTCGAGGTGGTGACGGCTCCCGCCGACCCGGACGGGAACGAGGACCTGGCAGCCCTGGTCGACGACAAGACCTCCTGCGTCGTGGTGCAGAACCCGGGCTTCTTCGGGCAGGTGCGCGACCTGACCGACTTGGCCGCCGCCGTCCACGCCAAGGGCGCGCTGCTGATCGTCGCGGTCGCGGAGGTGGTCTCGCTCGGGCTGCTGACGCCGCCGGGCGAGATGGGCGCCGACATCGTGGTGGCCGAGGGGCAGTCCATCGGCAACGCGCTGAATTTCGGCGGCCCCTATGTCGGCCTGTTCGCGACGCGCGACAAATATGTCCGCCACATGCCCGGCCGCCTGACCGGCCAGACCGTGGATGCCGAGGGCCGGCGCGGCTGGGTGCTGACGCTGTCCACCCGCGAGCAGCATATCCGGCGCGAGAAGGCGACCAGCAACATCTGCACCAACAGCGGGCTGTGCGCGCTGGCCTTCACGATCCACATGAGCCTGCTGGGCGAGGAAGGTTTCACGCGCCTGGCCCGGCTGAACCATGCCAAGGCGGTGCGGCTCGCCGACCGGCTGGACGCGCTGAAGGGCGTCGAGATCGTCAGCGACAGCTTCTTCAACGAGTTCACCGTCCACCTGAAGAAGCCCGCCGCGAAGGTGGTCAACAAGCTGGCCAAGGCCGGCATCCTGGGCGGCGTCCCGGTTTCCCGCCTCTATCCGGGCGACGAGGCCCTGGCCGAGCTGCTGCTGGTGGCCGCGACCGAGACCAATACCGACGCCGACATGGATGCCCTGGCCTCCGGCCTGAAGGAAGCACTGTTATGA
- the gcvPB gene encoding aminomethyl-transferring glycine dehydrogenase subunit GcvPB yields the protein MNTQGRKTHIDALGVEGGGAASAAAGTISGNRALMLEEPLIFEQDSPGTTGVDLPEPPAVKSRLGQVRERGRIGLPGLSEPEVIRHYTRLSQKNYAIDSGLYPLGSCTMKHNPRLNEKLARLPGFSDIHPLQPERTVQGALELIDTLAHWLKTLTGMPAVAMSPAAGAHGELCGMMSIRAAIEDRDGGTSQRRRVLVPESAHGTNPATAAACGFTVDAIPADATGRVDVEALKAKLGDDVAAIMLTNPNTCGLFERDIVEIAEAVHAAGAYFYCDGANFNAIVGRVRPADLGIDAMHINLHKTFSTPHGGGGPGSGPVVLSDALAKFVPLPYVVHGPDGFSLVESTADEDSTGKEFGRLKGFHGQMGMFVRALAYILSHGADGLRQVASDAVLNANYVMASLGDVMTPSFEGPCMHEALFDDRFLKGTGVTTLDFAKAMIDEGYHPMTMYFPLVVHGAFLIEPTETESKQSLDAFIRVMRGLAERAKSGDADHFLGAPRMTPRRRLDETGAARKPVLRWVPEVEQREAAE from the coding sequence ATGAATACCCAGGGACGCAAGACCCATATCGACGCGCTGGGCGTCGAGGGTGGCGGGGCCGCTTCCGCCGCGGCCGGCACGATCAGCGGCAACCGCGCGCTGATGCTGGAAGAACCCCTGATCTTCGAACAGGACAGCCCCGGCACCACCGGTGTGGACCTGCCGGAGCCGCCCGCCGTCAAGAGCCGCCTGGGCCAAGTGCGGGAGCGCGGGCGGATCGGGCTGCCCGGCCTCAGCGAGCCCGAGGTGATCCGCCACTATACCCGACTGTCCCAGAAGAACTACGCGATCGACAGCGGGCTCTATCCGCTGGGGTCGTGCACCATGAAGCACAACCCGCGCCTGAACGAGAAGCTGGCCCGCCTGCCGGGCTTCAGCGACATCCACCCGCTCCAGCCGGAGCGGACGGTGCAGGGCGCGCTGGAGTTGATCGACACGCTGGCCCATTGGCTTAAGACGCTGACCGGCATGCCGGCCGTCGCCATGTCGCCGGCAGCGGGGGCCCACGGCGAGCTGTGCGGCATGATGTCGATCCGCGCCGCCATCGAGGACCGCGACGGCGGCACCAGCCAGCGCCGCCGCGTGCTGGTCCCCGAATCCGCCCACGGCACCAATCCGGCGACGGCGGCGGCCTGCGGCTTCACCGTGGACGCGATCCCGGCCGACGCCACCGGCCGGGTCGATGTCGAGGCGCTGAAGGCGAAGCTGGGCGACGACGTCGCCGCGATCATGCTGACCAACCCCAACACCTGCGGGCTGTTCGAGCGCGACATCGTCGAGATCGCGGAAGCCGTGCACGCGGCCGGCGCCTATTTCTACTGCGACGGCGCCAACTTCAACGCCATCGTCGGCCGGGTCCGTCCCGCCGACCTCGGCATCGACGCGATGCACATCAACCTGCACAAGACCTTCTCCACGCCCCACGGCGGCGGCGGCCCGGGCAGCGGCCCGGTCGTGCTGTCCGACGCGCTGGCGAAGTTCGTGCCCTTGCCCTACGTGGTCCACGGCCCGGACGGCTTCTCCCTGGTGGAAAGCACCGCGGACGAGGACTCCACCGGCAAGGAGTTCGGCCGGCTGAAGGGCTTCCATGGCCAGATGGGCATGTTCGTGCGGGCGTTGGCCTATATCCTGAGCCACGGCGCCGACGGCCTGCGGCAGGTGGCCTCCGACGCTGTGCTCAACGCCAACTACGTGATGGCGAGCCTGGGCGACGTGATGACGCCGTCGTTCGAGGGGCCGTGCATGCACGAGGCGCTGTTCGACGACCGGTTCCTGAAGGGGACGGGGGTCACGACGCTCGACTTCGCGAAGGCGATGATCGACGAGGGCTACCACCCGATGACCATGTATTTCCCGCTGGTCGTCCACGGCGCCTTCCTGATCGAGCCGACCGAGACCGAGAGCAAGCAGAGCCTGGACGCCTTCATCCGCGTGATGCGCGGCCTTGCCGAACGCGCCAAGTCCGGCGACGCCGACCACTTCCTCGGCGCGCCCCGCATGACGCCGAGGCGGCGGCTGGACGAGACGGGGGCCGCGCGGAAGCCGGTGCTGCGCTGGGTGCCGGAGGTGGAACAGCGGGAGGCGGCGGAGTAG
- a CDS encoding S41 family peptidase: protein MSRTRVALVASLLLFAPLQAWGQTAAASAEEMSRSQALRLFNAAFADLRAGYVDQVDADRLVEAAIGGLLASLDPHSKYLNPDRYAENKAQNSGEFGGVGVEMAVENGLVKVLAPIEDSPAFRAGVLAGDLFTHINGQPVRGVTLSEAMDRMRGSVGTPLTVTIQRGPDGKTFELTLVREMVKSPAVRWRAEGTVGYIKISGFTQQTQPGLEKALAALDARLGDRLTGYVIDLRDNPGGLVKQAISVCDSFLDQGEIVSTRGRGALSERRYWATPGDLAHGKPIVLLVNGRSASASEIVAGALQDQRRAVVLGSQTFGKGSVQTITPLSNRGATRMTTARYYTPSGRSIQALGITPDVVVEAAKVMPVGARSEAGIQAGAKPEDYQLTRALDIVRGAAMFAAPSQAASQQAELVR from the coding sequence ATGAGCCGGACCCGCGTCGCCCTCGTCGCTTCCCTGCTTCTGTTCGCCCCGCTCCAGGCCTGGGGGCAGACGGCGGCGGCATCGGCGGAGGAGATGTCCCGGTCGCAGGCGTTGAGGCTGTTCAACGCCGCTTTCGCCGATCTGCGGGCAGGGTATGTGGATCAGGTCGATGCCGACAGGCTAGTGGAGGCGGCCATCGGAGGGCTGCTGGCATCGCTCGATCCCCATTCCAAGTATCTCAATCCAGACCGCTATGCGGAAAACAAGGCGCAGAACAGCGGCGAGTTCGGCGGAGTCGGGGTCGAGATGGCGGTCGAGAACGGGCTGGTGAAGGTGCTGGCGCCGATCGAGGACTCGCCGGCCTTCCGGGCCGGCGTTCTGGCCGGCGATTTGTTCACCCACATCAATGGCCAGCCGGTCCGCGGCGTCACCCTGAGCGAGGCGATGGACCGCATGCGCGGCAGCGTCGGCACGCCCCTGACGGTGACGATCCAGCGCGGTCCGGACGGCAAGACCTTCGAGCTGACCCTGGTGCGCGAGATGGTCAAGAGCCCGGCGGTGCGCTGGCGGGCGGAAGGCACCGTCGGATACATCAAGATCAGCGGTTTCACCCAGCAGACCCAGCCGGGCCTGGAGAAGGCCCTGGCGGCGCTGGACGCACGGTTGGGCGACCGGCTGACCGGCTACGTGATCGACCTGCGCGACAATCCGGGCGGGCTGGTCAAGCAGGCGATCTCGGTCTGCGACAGCTTCCTCGACCAGGGGGAGATCGTCTCGACGCGCGGCCGGGGCGCGCTGTCGGAGCGGCGCTACTGGGCTACGCCCGGCGACCTCGCCCATGGCAAGCCGATCGTCCTGCTGGTCAACGGCCGCAGCGCCTCCGCCTCGGAGATCGTCGCGGGCGCCCTGCAGGACCAGCGCCGGGCCGTCGTCCTGGGCAGCCAGACCTTCGGCAAGGGGTCGGTCCAGACCATCACGCCGCTGTCCAACCGGGGAGCGACCCGGATGACCACGGCGCGCTACTACACGCCGTCGGGCCGCTCGATCCAGGCGCTGGGGATCACGCCGGATGTCGTCGTGGAGGCTGCGAAGGTGATGCCGGTGGGCGCCCGGTCCGAGGCGGGCATCCAGGCCGGGGCCAAACCCGAGGATTACCAGCTCACCCGGGCGCTCGACATCGTGCGCGGGGCCGCGATGTTCGCAGCCCCCTCACAGGCCGCATCCCAGCAGGCGGAGCTGGTGCGCTAG
- the gcvH gene encoding glycine cleavage system protein GcvH, whose product MSTIKFTKDHEWIRVEGDVATVGISDYAQQQLGDVVFVELPEIGRNVVAGKEAAVVESVKAASEVYAPVAGDVVEVNEALADDPALVNRDPMGEGWFVKLRIENQSDLDDLMDEAAYKEYCEGLH is encoded by the coding sequence ATGAGCACCATCAAGTTCACCAAGGACCACGAGTGGATCCGCGTCGAGGGCGACGTCGCCACCGTCGGGATCTCCGACTACGCCCAGCAGCAGCTGGGCGACGTGGTCTTCGTCGAACTGCCCGAGATCGGCCGCAACGTCGTTGCCGGCAAGGAAGCCGCCGTGGTCGAGTCGGTCAAGGCCGCCAGCGAGGTCTACGCGCCGGTCGCCGGCGACGTGGTCGAGGTCAACGAGGCGCTGGCGGACGACCCCGCCCTGGTCAACCGCGATCCCATGGGCGAGGGCTGGTTCGTCAAGCTGCGCATCGAGAACCAGTCCGACCTGGACGACCTGATGGACGAGGCGGCCTACAAGGAATACTGCGAGGGCCTGCACTGA
- a CDS encoding AEC family transporter: protein MILQFIHVVWPIFACAGLGWLWQRLGQPFDEKSVSALVAYLGVPSLLLTSLSKTEVRLDVLLETLLAGGLALALCAAAGAAVLKLARLPVRPYLPSIIHPNTGNLGLPIVFFALGEPAMPYAIAFSTLVQISHFTVGVGLASGQMSWRTVLASPPLYSLAVALALIGTGTPLPRWVLDVTGLLGGMTVPLMLLLLGGSLAKLKLYRLGRPAALSVLRVGLGLAAGLAVSKALGLDPLPAGALVIQCAMPVAVFSYLFAVRYNGPADEVAGMILISTLLALAALPLILMAAA from the coding sequence ATGATCCTTCAGTTCATCCATGTGGTCTGGCCGATCTTCGCGTGCGCCGGGCTGGGCTGGCTATGGCAGCGCCTGGGCCAGCCGTTCGACGAGAAGTCGGTTTCGGCCCTGGTGGCGTATCTGGGGGTGCCCAGCCTGCTGCTGACTTCCCTGTCGAAGACCGAGGTGCGGCTCGACGTGCTGCTGGAGACGCTGCTCGCCGGCGGGCTGGCGCTGGCGCTCTGCGCCGCCGCCGGGGCCGCGGTGCTGAAGCTGGCGCGGTTGCCGGTGCGGCCCTACCTGCCCTCGATCATCCATCCCAACACCGGCAACCTGGGCCTGCCGATCGTCTTCTTCGCCCTGGGCGAACCGGCGATGCCCTACGCCATCGCCTTCTCGACCCTGGTCCAGATCAGCCATTTCACGGTCGGCGTCGGGCTGGCCTCCGGGCAGATGTCGTGGCGCACCGTGCTCGCCTCCCCGCCGCTCTATTCGCTGGCGGTGGCGCTTGCGCTGATCGGCACCGGCACGCCGCTGCCCCGGTGGGTGCTGGACGTCACGGGCCTTCTCGGCGGGATGACCGTGCCGCTGATGCTCCTGCTGCTCGGCGGGTCGCTGGCGAAGCTGAAGCTGTACCGGCTGGGCCGGCCGGCGGCGCTGTCCGTCCTGCGGGTCGGGCTGGGGCTGGCAGCCGGCCTGGCGGTGTCGAAGGCGCTGGGGCTGGACCCCTTGCCGGCGGGGGCGCTGGTGATCCAGTGCGCGATGCCGGTCGCCGTTTTCAGCTATCTGTTCGCCGTCCGCTACAACGGCCCGGCCGACGAGGTCGCCGGCATGATCCTGATCTCCACCCTGCTGGCGCTGGCTGCCTTGCCGCTGATCCTGATGGCCGCCGCGTGA
- a CDS encoding ribbon-helix-helix domain-containing protein, producing the protein MHSDQALAAPAPEVASEPAGIRDNQPADFATERDESGSSRLEAALKPSTLVSRNVTVAGHRTSCRLEPFMWDALYDICRRERITIHTLCTQISERKEPATSLTAAIRVFALAYFRAAATEEGHARASHGHGEPFQQTPFETPDAAE; encoded by the coding sequence ATGCATTCTGATCAGGCGCTAGCCGCCCCGGCGCCAGAGGTCGCCTCCGAACCGGCGGGCATTCGCGACAACCAGCCTGCCGATTTCGCGACGGAGCGCGACGAATCCGGGTCTTCCCGGTTGGAGGCGGCCCTGAAGCCGAGCACGTTGGTCAGCAGGAACGTCACCGTCGCGGGGCATCGTACCAGTTGCCGTCTCGAGCCCTTCATGTGGGACGCCCTGTACGACATCTGCCGGCGCGAGCGGATCACCATCCACACGCTGTGCACCCAGATCAGCGAGAGGAAGGAGCCGGCCACGTCCCTGACCGCCGCGATCCGGGTCTTCGCGCTGGCCTATTTCCGGGCGGCCGCCACCGAGGAGGGACATGCCCGTGCCTCCCACGGGCATGGCGAACCGTTCCAGCAGACACCGTTCGAGACGCCGGACGCCGCCGAGTAA
- the gcvT gene encoding glycine cleavage system aminomethyltransferase GcvT — protein MVPFAGYDMPVQYPLGILKEHLHTRAAAGLFDVSHMGQVRLIGEGAAAALETLVPGDVQALGQGRMRYSLFTNEQGGILDDLMITNMGDHLFLVVNASCKEADIAHLRRHIGDRIAVEYLGERALLALQGPQAAEVLARFVPEAATMKFMSAIEADFRGVAVLITRSGYTGEDGYEISMPDVLADTVARLLLAEAEVEAIGLGARDSLRLEAGLCLYGHDIDTTTTPVEAGLNWVIGKRRRAEGGFPGADVILGQLADGTARRRVGIRPDGRAPAREHAPITDASGAPIGEVTSGGFGPSVNGPVAMGYVATPAAAPGTPVNLMVRGKAIPARVAEMPFVAQRYYRG, from the coding sequence ATGGTGCCCTTCGCCGGCTACGACATGCCGGTCCAGTACCCCCTGGGCATCCTCAAGGAACATCTCCATACCCGCGCGGCCGCCGGGCTGTTCGACGTCTCGCACATGGGCCAGGTCCGACTGATCGGCGAAGGCGCCGCGGCGGCGCTGGAGACCCTGGTTCCCGGCGACGTCCAGGCGCTGGGGCAGGGGCGGATGCGCTACAGCCTGTTCACCAACGAGCAGGGCGGCATCCTCGACGACCTGATGATCACCAACATGGGCGACCACCTGTTCCTGGTCGTCAACGCCTCCTGCAAGGAGGCCGACATCGCCCATCTGCGCCGGCACATCGGCGACCGGATCGCGGTCGAGTACCTGGGCGAGCGCGCGCTGCTGGCGCTCCAGGGGCCGCAGGCGGCCGAGGTGCTGGCCCGGTTCGTGCCCGAGGCCGCGACCATGAAGTTCATGAGCGCGATCGAGGCCGACTTCCGCGGCGTGGCGGTGCTGATCACCCGCTCCGGCTATACCGGGGAGGACGGCTACGAGATCTCGATGCCCGACGTGCTGGCCGACACCGTCGCCCGCCTGCTGCTGGCCGAGGCCGAGGTCGAGGCGATCGGCCTGGGGGCGCGCGACTCGCTCCGGCTGGAGGCGGGGCTGTGCCTCTACGGCCACGACATCGACACCACGACCACCCCGGTCGAGGCCGGTCTGAACTGGGTGATCGGAAAGCGCCGCCGCGCCGAGGGCGGTTTTCCCGGCGCTGATGTGATCCTGGGCCAGCTCGCCGACGGCACCGCGCGCCGCCGCGTCGGCATCCGCCCGGACGGCCGGGCGCCTGCCCGCGAGCACGCCCCCATCACCGACGCCTCGGGCGCCCCGATCGGCGAGGTGACCAGCGGCGGCTTCGGCCCCAGCGTCAACGGCCCGGTCGCGATGGGCTACGTCGCGACCCCGGCCGCGGCGCCGGGCACGCCGGTCAACCTGATGGTCCGGGGCAAGGCGATTCCGGCCAGGGTCGCCGAGATGCCCTTCGTCGCCCAGCGTTATTACCGGGGATAA
- a CDS encoding BolA family protein gives MTSTATQSGDYATRMRNKLTEAFRPSRLEIVDDSHRHAGHAGADPLGETHFNILIVSETFDGKSRVARQRLVYEAVAEELRERVHALSLKTLTPTEDV, from the coding sequence ATGACCAGTACGGCGACCCAGTCCGGGGACTACGCGACCCGCATGCGCAACAAGCTGACCGAGGCTTTTCGCCCGAGTCGGCTGGAAATCGTCGACGATTCCCACCGCCATGCCGGCCATGCCGGCGCGGACCCCCTGGGCGAAACCCATTTCAACATCCTGATCGTGTCGGAAACCTTCGACGGGAAGTCCCGCGTCGCCCGCCAGCGCCTGGTCTACGAGGCCGTCGCGGAGGAACTGCGCGAGCGGGTCCACGCCCTGAGCCTCAAGACGCTGACACCCACGGAGGATGTCTGA